The Nitrospinaceae bacterium genome window below encodes:
- the glpE gene encoding thiosulfate sulfurtransferase GlpE, which produces MPPFQEIDIHKVKEMVDQKSAHIVDIRDPGSYSSGHIPSAVPVNDDTVKEFTENTDKEKPLVVCCYHGISSQGAAAYFAEQGFREVYSMTGGFEAWRGVYPAE; this is translated from the coding sequence ATGCCGCCCTTTCAAGAAATAGATATCCATAAGGTCAAGGAAATGGTGGATCAAAAAAGCGCCCACATCGTGGACATTCGCGATCCTGGATCTTATTCCAGCGGACACATCCCCTCCGCTGTCCCGGTGAACGACGATACGGTTAAAGAGTTCACTGAAAACACCGACAAGGAAAAGCCTCTGGTTGTGTGTTGCTATCACGGCATATCCAGTCAAGGGGCAGCCGCGTACTTTGCAGAACAGGGGTTCAGGGAGGTCTACAGCATGACCGGTGGATTCGAAGCCTGGAGAGGAGTTTACCCGGCTGAATGA
- a CDS encoding 5'-methylthioadenosine phosphorylase, which translates to MKVTLAVIGGSGAYHLLVDKLLGEEKECAVLKTPFGDSAPIHRFAFDDTEFLFLSRHGEKDYSLTAPFVNYRANLYALKECGVERIIAWSGPGIINTAFKPGEFVVPNDLIDETRNREATFFKDKGIGFIRQNQPFCPEIRHVLHESVHRSGIAHHEEAVYACTEGPRLESPAEIRKLRILGADLVGMTLIPETFLARELEMCYAPVCYLTNYAEGVVPRKFQKGQLFEGMQTKEERVSVEESIRRFPVLLLGSFQALKEMHRACNCKEALRRYKDKGMIGDDWHEWIGSP; encoded by the coding sequence ATGAAAGTAACATTGGCGGTCATAGGCGGGAGTGGCGCGTATCATTTACTTGTAGATAAATTGTTGGGCGAGGAAAAAGAATGCGCGGTTTTGAAAACTCCGTTCGGAGACAGTGCTCCCATTCATCGCTTTGCGTTTGACGATACGGAGTTTTTATTTTTGTCTCGGCATGGGGAGAAAGACTATTCGCTCACCGCGCCCTTTGTCAATTACCGCGCCAACCTTTACGCTCTTAAAGAATGCGGCGTCGAGCGCATCATCGCGTGGTCCGGTCCCGGAATTATCAATACGGCATTTAAACCGGGAGAGTTTGTGGTTCCTAACGATCTGATCGATGAAACGAGAAACCGCGAAGCCACTTTTTTTAAAGACAAAGGCATCGGCTTCATTCGCCAGAACCAACCCTTTTGTCCTGAGATTCGTCATGTCTTGCACGAATCGGTGCATCGCTCAGGAATTGCGCATCATGAAGAGGCGGTGTATGCCTGCACAGAGGGCCCCAGATTGGAATCCCCGGCGGAGATTCGGAAACTTCGAATTCTGGGTGCCGACCTGGTAGGCATGACTCTGATTCCGGAAACCTTTCTCGCCAGAGAACTTGAGATGTGTTATGCGCCGGTGTGCTACCTGACCAATTATGCAGAAGGGGTGGTTCCCAGGAAATTTCAGAAGGGACAACTTTTTGAGGGAATGCAAACAAAAGAGGAGCGCGTGTCGGTGGAGGAATCGATCCGCCGGTTTCCGGTTTTGCTGCTTGGAAGTTTTCAAGCCTTGAAAGAAATGCACCGGGCCTGCAATTGTAAAGAGGCTCTCAGGCGCTACAAGGATAAAGGAATGATCGGTGACGATTGGCACGAGTGGATCGGTTCTCCTTAG